The Sinorhizobium sp. B11 genomic interval ACCATGGCTTCGAAGACGTCGCGGTTCTCGTCGAGCATCTGTTCGGAGAGAGATACCATGATCGTCACGACTCCAGACCGGGTTTTGCGGCTTCGACGAAGGCTGCGACACGAGCCGGCTCGACAGGGTTCCACCAGACGCCTTCCTCCTTCAGCGACGAGGCGACGATGACGCCGTTGGTGCGCTTGAGGATCTCGACGATATTATCCTTGGTCACGCCCGAGCCGACGAGCAATGGAAGATGGGTCGCAGCACCGATTTCCTCTATCTCCTCCATTGTCGCGCTGTTGCCCGTTCGCTGGCCGGTGGCGATCACCACATCGGCATCGAAGAACGCCAGGTCACGGGTCAGTTCGTCGATCGTCCGGTCGGCGGTGATGGCGTGTGCGCCATGCTTGACATGGCTGTCGGCAAACACCTTGATATGTTCCGCACGCAGAGCCGAGCGATAGCGCATGGCCTCGGCTGCACGGCCTTCCATGAAGCCTTCATTGGCGACATAGGCGTTGGCCCATTGGTTGACACGGATGAAGCGCGCCCCACCGGCTGCCGCGATCGCGAAAGCGGGGATCGGCGCATTGGCAAGCACATTGATGCCGAGCGGTACCCCGACGGCACGAGAGATGCGGTCCGTCACAACCGACATGAAGGCTGCGGTCTCGTGGCCAATATCCTCCGGCTTGGCAAAGGGGATGTCGCCATGATTTTCGACGATCAATCCGTGGATGCCGCCTTTGACAAGCGCCTCCGCATCGCGCATGCAGGCGTCATAGATCACATCCATTGCCGCGCTGCGGTAGCGTGGAGCCCCCGGGAAAGGCGGGCAATGGATCATGCCAATCAGCGCCTTGTCAGTGCCGAATATTTCCCGTATGGCGCTTGTGGCCTTATCCGATATCTGCTGCATTTTTCTTTCCCTTCTGAAAGCCAGCCATGCGTGCCTATGTCATCGGTAACGTCGCCGTCGACGAAACCATTTCCGTAATGTCCATGCCCGAAGCCGGCGCCTCGATCCTCGGTCGGGAGGAAACCCGCGACCTCGGTGGCAAGGGTGCCAATCAGGCCGTCGTGATGGGCCGCACAGGCCTTCCCACGACGCTTGTCACGGCCGTCGGCGACGATTTTCGCGCCCAGACGATCCGCGACCAGCTCGCTGGTGAAGCGCTGGACGCCCGATTGCTGGGCAGTCCTCATCGCTCCAGCGATTTCTCCATCATCTTCACGACGCCCGACGGCGAAAACGCCATCGTCACGACGACGGACTCGGCCGAAGCCTTGACCCTGTCCGAGGCGCTTGCCCCGCTCGACGATGCAGCCAGGGGCGACCTCGTCGTGCTCCAGGGCAACCTCAGTGAAAACGTGACCCGCGGCATTCTCGCCGAAGCCAGACGCCGCGGCCTCACGACCGCCTTCAATCCCTCGCCGCTCAGGCCCTATTTCGCCGAGCTCTGGCCGCTTATCGACATCGCCTTCCTCAACAGAGGCGAGGCCGAAAGTCTGACCGGATCGTTCGGCGAAGCCGCGATCCAGCGCCTCGCCGAAGCCGGCGTGACGCAGACCGTACTGACCCTCGGCGGCGACGGGGCAATCCTTGCCAGCGGAAATCAGGTACTGGCAACCGTTCCTGCCCGTGTCACAGAGGTCGTCGATACGACCGGCGCCGGCGACACTTTCATGGCGGTCGCCCTTGCCTCTGCGGCCCTCCGATCGACCAGGCTCGATGCGAAGGCGATCCATCACGCAACTGCGGCTGCGGCCATTACCGTCAGCCGCCGCGGGACGCGTTCGGCCTTCCCAACCAGGTTAGAACTCGCCGGCATTCTCGCCGGCGAATGAGGCTATTCTGCCTCCGTCAGCCAGCCGAGAATATTCTTCCAAAGACGCCCGTAGCCCTCCCATTCGCAGAAGGCCGGGGAGAGCCAGTGCGGACCGATATCCGAGGTCCAGGCGGCAGTTCGGCCTTTGCCGAAGCGGCCTGTAACCAGCAGTGGATGGCCACCTTCCGTTTCGGGTAGCCGGGCAACGACTTCGACATCGGGACGCTCGCGCACCTCGACTTCGTTGACGCCGAGCAGCAATGGCCATTCGCCTGACAGACCGGCGACGGTCTCGTGACCGGGCTTGACGAGGACAGGCGTTGTCCCCTCCGGAATTTCCACCCGGTCGTCATAGGGCAGACACGTGACCGGCAGGACATCCTCGACCGGCGTGCGACGCCAGCGCGCCTTGCCGTCTATGCCCTGGAACGAGAAATAACCGCCGACCATCAGCAGCCCGCCACCCTTTTCGACCCAGGCCTTGAGCAG includes:
- a CDS encoding BtpA/SgcQ family protein, with amino-acid sequence MQQISDKATSAIREIFGTDKALIGMIHCPPFPGAPRYRSAAMDVIYDACMRDAEALVKGGIHGLIVENHGDIPFAKPEDIGHETAAFMSVVTDRISRAVGVPLGINVLANAPIPAFAIAAAGGARFIRVNQWANAYVANEGFMEGRAAEAMRYRSALRAEHIKVFADSHVKHGAHAITADRTIDELTRDLAFFDADVVIATGQRTGNSATMEEIEEIGAATHLPLLVGSGVTKDNIVEILKRTNGVIVASSLKEEGVWWNPVEPARVAAFVEAAKPGLES
- a CDS encoding PfkB family carbohydrate kinase; this encodes MRAYVIGNVAVDETISVMSMPEAGASILGREETRDLGGKGANQAVVMGRTGLPTTLVTAVGDDFRAQTIRDQLAGEALDARLLGSPHRSSDFSIIFTTPDGENAIVTTTDSAEALTLSEALAPLDDAARGDLVVLQGNLSENVTRGILAEARRRGLTTAFNPSPLRPYFAELWPLIDIAFLNRGEAESLTGSFGEAAIQRLAEAGVTQTVLTLGGDGAILASGNQVLATVPARVTEVVDTTGAGDTFMAVALASAALRSTRLDAKAIHHATAAAAITVSRRGTRSAFPTRLELAGILAGE
- a CDS encoding glutamine amidotransferase → MTKKVLLVGESWVSSATHYKGFDQFGSVTFHLGAEPLVAALKDSAFELTYMPAHEAVEKFPFDMAGLDAFNAIILSDIGANSLLLPPAVWLHSKTVPNRLKLLKAWVEKGGGLLMVGGYFSFQGIDGKARWRRTPVEDVLPVTCLPYDDRVEIPEGTTPVLVKPGHETVAGLSGEWPLLLGVNEVEVRERPDVEVVARLPETEGGHPLLVTGRFGKGRTAAWTSDIGPHWLSPAFCEWEGYGRLWKNILGWLTEAE